From Klebsiella electrica, the proteins below share one genomic window:
- the bamE gene encoding outer membrane protein assembly factor BamE translates to MRCKTLTAAAAVLLMLTAGCSTLERVVYRPDINQGNYLAPNDVAKIRVGMTQQQVAYALGTPMMSDPFGTNTWFYVFRQQPGHENITQQTLTLTFNSSGVLTNIDNKPALTNE, encoded by the coding sequence ATGCGCTGTAAAACGCTGACTGCTGCCGCAGCGGTTCTTCTCATGTTGACCGCAGGCTGTTCCACTCTGGAACGAGTGGTTTACCGTCCTGATATCAACCAGGGTAACTATCTGGCACCTAACGATGTAGCAAAAATTCGTGTCGGCATGACGCAACAGCAGGTTGCGTATGCGCTGGGTACCCCAATGATGTCGGATCCGTTTGGTACCAACACCTGGTTCTATGTTTTCCGTCAGCAGCCTGGGCATGAAAATATCACCCAGCAGACGCTAACGCTGACCTTTAACAGCAGCGGCGTGTTAACCAATATTGATAACAAACCGGCTCTGACCAACGAGTAA